In a genomic window of Arcticibacter tournemirensis:
- a CDS encoding lytic transglycosylase domain-containing protein: MIKKHLIACSVILALIISSKIFISRNAATHNNSFPQTVDFPSPQEKKVSSSKPEFRFADEKVPLHNKKVSLKMSRYLKANSFKHIQTDRLHHTAARWFPVIEPILKRHGIPEDFKYVPLVESGLLGGTSPKGASGYWQFMPQTARTYGLRVNKSIDERQDLKKSTVAACRYLRSLYKEFNNWTLVAAAYNIGENSLRQQMTAQGHRNYFKMRLNRETASYVYKLVSMKEIIENPLKYGYAARNKNLLAQKVQDKPEPLKHFLSRGVERDALKAMSLEQPEVM, encoded by the coding sequence ATGATTAAGAAACATTTGATCGCGTGTTCTGTGATCCTTGCACTAATAATATCGTCGAAGATTTTTATTAGCAGGAACGCAGCGACACACAACAATTCGTTTCCACAAACAGTGGATTTCCCTTCTCCCCAGGAAAAGAAAGTCTCATCTTCAAAACCTGAATTCAGGTTTGCCGACGAAAAGGTGCCTCTTCACAATAAGAAGGTGTCTCTGAAGATGAGCAGGTATTTAAAGGCTAATAGCTTTAAACATATTCAGACAGACAGGTTACATCATACTGCTGCACGCTGGTTTCCTGTTATTGAACCCATCCTGAAAAGGCATGGCATTCCTGAAGATTTTAAGTACGTTCCCTTGGTAGAAAGCGGACTACTGGGAGGTACATCACCCAAGGGGGCTTCGGGGTACTGGCAATTCATGCCACAAACAGCGAGGACCTATGGCCTCAGGGTGAATAAATCTATCGACGAGCGGCAGGATTTAAAAAAATCTACCGTCGCTGCTTGCCGGTATTTACGGTCTTTGTATAAAGAATTTAACAATTGGACATTAGTCGCTGCTGCCTATAACATTGGGGAGAATAGTTTAAGACAGCAAATGACGGCCCAGGGACACCGTAATTATTTTAAAATGAGGCTCAACAGGGAAACAGCTTCCTACGTTTACAAGCTTGTTTCAATGAAAGAGATCATCGAAAATCCGTTGAAATACGGTTACGCAGCCAGGAATAAGAACCTTCTGGCTCAAAAGGTGCAGGATAAGCCTGAACCTCTGAAGCATTTTCTTAGTCGGGGTGTTGAGCGCGACGCTTTAAAAGCGATGTCGCTGGAGCAGCCGGAAGTTATGTAA
- a CDS encoding pseudouridine synthase, with amino-acid sequence MPDKNNRNSREDKSLKNNRFEGNSKNERPKRSNSGSKKMFDGDRKPYSGDSSRDTKPAFRDKDKDSRPFRERSSGTRPFSEGRREKPEGGRSFERGASKERSFDKRPYNSDKSEGGRSNGDRTFDKRPYNSDRKEGGRPTGDRSFEKRPYNSDRREGGRPTGDRPFEKRPYNSDRKEGGRPTGDRPFEKRPYRGDRKEGDRPSGNRSFEKRPYGNDKRGERGTSGERPFERKPFKPERRRYEDGVSRNWTSEEHLEQAPVLRSRKNSAPKGDELIRLNRYIANAGICSRRKADELIEAGVISVNGEVVSELGYKINPMKDLIRYNGETLKREKMVYVLLNKPKDYITTTDDPQERRTVMHLVEKASKERIYPIGRLDRNTTGLLLMTNDGDLAEKLSHPRNNITKIYQVELNKNLTQGDLNKIAFGVELEDGLIKPDVVSYVQGGTKREIGIQIHSGKNRIVRRIFEHLGYEVEKLDRVVYANLTKKDLPRGRWRYLEEKEVIQLKHLIK; translated from the coding sequence ATGCCAGATAAAAACAACAGGAACAGTCGCGAGGACAAGTCCTTAAAGAACAATCGCTTCGAAGGCAATTCAAAAAATGAACGGCCGAAGAGAAGTAACAGCGGATCAAAGAAAATGTTTGACGGTGACAGAAAGCCTTACAGCGGAGATTCATCCCGAGACACAAAACCGGCATTCAGAGATAAAGACAAAGACTCAAGGCCTTTCAGAGAGCGGAGTTCAGGAACACGTCCCTTTTCCGAAGGTCGAAGGGAAAAACCTGAAGGCGGACGAAGCTTTGAAAGAGGGGCTTCAAAAGAGCGTTCTTTTGATAAACGTCCTTACAATAGCGACAAAAGTGAGGGGGGCCGTTCAAACGGAGATCGCACTTTTGATAAACGCCCATATAACAGCGACAGGAAAGAAGGTGGAAGACCGACAGGAGACCGTTCGTTTGAAAAGCGCCCATATAATAGCGACAGGAGAGAAGGTGGAAGACCTACCGGTGACCGCCCATTCGAAAAGCGCCCATATAACAGCGACAGAAAAGAAGGTGGAAGGCCTACCGGTGATCGCCCATTCGAAAAACGCCCGTATAGAGGCGACAGAAAAGAAGGAGACCGGCCATCAGGCAATCGTTCTTTTGAAAAACGACCATATGGCAACGACAAACGTGGCGAACGTGGTACATCAGGAGAACGTCCTTTTGAGAGGAAACCATTCAAACCTGAACGCAGAAGATATGAAGACGGTGTGAGCCGCAATTGGACGTCGGAAGAACACCTGGAGCAAGCTCCGGTATTGCGGTCAAGAAAGAACAGCGCACCAAAGGGCGATGAGCTTATCCGCCTGAACCGCTATATTGCGAACGCGGGTATCTGCTCCAGAAGGAAAGCCGACGAACTTATAGAAGCAGGTGTTATTTCAGTCAATGGCGAAGTAGTATCAGAGCTCGGGTATAAGATTAATCCGATGAAGGATCTGATTCGCTATAACGGAGAAACGCTGAAAAGGGAAAAGATGGTTTACGTTCTGTTAAACAAACCCAAGGATTATATCACTACCACCGATGATCCTCAGGAGCGCAGAACGGTAATGCACCTTGTAGAAAAGGCTTCAAAAGAAAGGATTTATCCCATTGGTCGCCTTGACCGCAACACCACTGGTTTGCTGTTAATGACCAATGACGGCGACCTTGCAGAAAAGCTTTCGCATCCCCGCAATAATATAACGAAGATTTATCAGGTAGAACTAAATAAAAACTTAACTCAGGGCGACCTGAATAAGATCGCCTTTGGAGTAGAACTTGAGGACGGATTAATTAAACCTGACGTTGTTAGCTATGTCCAGGGAGGAACAAAACGCGAAATAGGCATACAAATCCATAGTGGTAAAAACCGCATCGTACGCCGCATATTTGAACACCTCGGATACGAGGTTGAAAAGCTCGACAGGGTGGTTTACGCAAACCTCACTAAGAAAGATTTGCCACGGGGTAGATGGCGATATCTCGAAGAGAAGGAAGTCATCCAGCTTAAGCATCTTATAAAGTAA
- a CDS encoding lactonase family protein — MKTCNYLFVILLLMSSAALMNQVKAQKLNLLVGTYTDKGTSEGIYVYDFDINSGKASYKNVAKGIDNPSYLAISSDGKLVYAANESGEGTVTAFSFDRKSGALKTLNQQKSNGAAPCYVATNKKGSHVFAGNYSGGNFSVYPVQKDGALGKAVQVIQHSGNGVNKDRQEAPHVHSTVLSPDEKFVMVSDLGTDKINIYHFDGSNVSQPVSPANPPFVSTGAGNGPRHLDFHPNGKYAYSIQEMTGNITVFGYKDGRLNSLQNISMLADDFKGNTGAADIHVSPDGNFLYASNRGDANDIAVFSVNKTTGKLALKGRSSTLGKGPRNFVIDPSGSYLLVGNQNSDLIIIFKRNKESGLLTDTGERIKVGSPVCLKFVE, encoded by the coding sequence ATGAAAACCTGCAACTACTTATTTGTTATACTCTTACTGATGTCATCTGCTGCACTTATGAACCAGGTTAAAGCTCAAAAACTAAATCTTTTGGTGGGTACCTATACCGACAAGGGCACCAGTGAAGGTATATATGTTTACGACTTTGATATCAATTCAGGGAAGGCTTCCTATAAAAACGTTGCTAAAGGAATCGACAATCCTTCTTATCTCGCTATCAGCTCCGATGGGAAACTCGTTTATGCGGCAAATGAGAGTGGGGAAGGAACGGTAACAGCCTTCTCTTTCGACAGAAAAAGCGGCGCATTGAAAACACTTAACCAGCAAAAGTCTAACGGAGCAGCACCCTGCTACGTAGCAACTAATAAAAAAGGCAGCCACGTGTTTGCCGGCAATTATAGCGGAGGTAATTTTTCGGTATATCCGGTTCAGAAAGACGGGGCACTTGGAAAAGCGGTGCAGGTTATTCAGCATTCGGGCAATGGTGTCAATAAGGACAGGCAGGAAGCGCCTCACGTGCATTCGACCGTATTGTCTCCCGATGAAAAATTCGTGATGGTGAGCGATCTTGGAACCGACAAGATCAATATCTATCATTTCGATGGCAGCAATGTATCTCAACCTGTAAGTCCGGCAAATCCTCCATTCGTAAGTACAGGAGCGGGCAATGGCCCCCGTCACCTCGACTTTCATCCCAATGGTAAATATGCTTATTCCATCCAGGAGATGACCGGAAATATTACAGTCTTCGGATATAAAGACGGCAGGTTAAACAGCCTTCAAAATATATCTATGCTTGCCGACGATTTTAAAGGCAATACCGGAGCTGCAGATATTCATGTTTCTCCAGACGGCAACTTTCTTTATGCTTCCAACAGAGGCGATGCCAATGACATTGCCGTATTCTCTGTCAATAAAACTACCGGGAAGCTGGCATTAAAAGGAAGATCTTCTACCCTAGGCAAAGGGCCCAGAAACTTTGTCATCGACCCCTCAGGAAGTTACCTGCTTGTTGGAAATCAGAATAGTGACCTCATTATTATTTTTAAACGCAATAAGGAAAGCGGACTTCTAACGGATACAGGAGAACGAATAAAAGTAGGATCTCCTGTTTGCCTGAAGTTTGTTGAATAA
- the bshA gene encoding N-acetyl-alpha-D-glucosaminyl L-malate synthase BshA, with the protein MKIGIVCYPTFGGSGVVATELGKALADNGHQVHFITYSQPARLDFFSENLYYHEVSVSQYPLFDYPPYELVLASKLVDVVRFEGLELLHVHYAIPHASAAFMAKQILATYGIHIPVVTTLHGTDITLVGKDVTFKPVVTFSINQSDGVTAVSEHLREATYSHFEIEKDIKVIPNFIDLERFSHKRKDHFKKAIAPMDERILVHTSNFRKVKRAADVMRIFKKVLEKIPSKLLMVGDGPDRVNCEQLCRELGICDSVRFLGKQDAVEEILSVADLFLMPSESESFGLAALEAMACKVPVISSNAGGLPELNVQGVTGFLSDIGDVEEMSKNAIYILEDNERLNAFKESALARAKEFDLSLILPQYESFYREILESNNSKHLAASY; encoded by the coding sequence ATGAAGATCGGAATAGTATGTTATCCCACTTTCGGTGGGAGCGGTGTCGTGGCAACGGAGCTTGGTAAAGCGCTTGCGGACAATGGACATCAGGTGCATTTTATCACTTACAGTCAGCCTGCGAGACTTGATTTCTTTTCTGAGAACCTTTATTATCATGAAGTTTCAGTTTCTCAATACCCGCTCTTCGATTACCCGCCATACGAGCTGGTACTGGCAAGCAAGCTGGTCGATGTAGTTCGTTTCGAAGGTTTGGAACTTTTGCACGTACATTATGCTATTCCGCATGCCTCTGCCGCTTTTATGGCGAAGCAGATCCTGGCAACCTATGGAATACATATTCCGGTAGTTACAACTCTTCATGGAACTGACATTACCCTGGTAGGGAAGGATGTTACCTTCAAACCTGTGGTTACGTTTTCCATTAACCAGTCCGACGGCGTGACTGCTGTTTCTGAACATTTGCGTGAAGCAACTTACAGTCATTTTGAGATTGAAAAAGATATTAAGGTAATTCCCAATTTTATTGATCTGGAAAGATTCAGCCATAAGCGGAAGGACCATTTCAAGAAAGCAATTGCTCCGATGGACGAACGCATATTGGTACATACGTCTAATTTCCGAAAAGTAAAGAGGGCGGCAGATGTCATGAGGATCTTTAAGAAAGTACTTGAAAAGATCCCCTCTAAACTTTTAATGGTTGGCGACGGGCCGGATCGGGTAAACTGTGAGCAGTTATGCCGGGAACTGGGAATATGTGATAGTGTGCGTTTTCTTGGAAAGCAGGATGCTGTGGAAGAAATTCTTTCTGTTGCCGATCTTTTTCTTATGCCCTCGGAATCTGAAAGCTTTGGCCTGGCAGCTTTGGAGGCTATGGCATGTAAAGTTCCGGTTATCTCTTCTAATGCCGGTGGCCTGCCCGAATTGAACGTTCAGGGTGTCACCGGGTTTCTGAGCGATATTGGGGATGTGGAGGAAATGTCGAAAAATGCTATTTATATCCTTGAGGATAACGAGCGGCTCAATGCTTTTAAAGAAAGCGCGCTTGCTCGTGCTAAAGAATTTGATCTGAGCCTGATTTTACCCCAGTACGAGTCTTTTTATCGCGAGATATTAGAAAGCAACAACAGTAAACATCTGGCGGCGAGCTATTAG
- a CDS encoding serine hydrolase domain-containing protein — protein sequence MKFNKTHLSSALPFFLIMLMALTSFGFSCSQPGYEWLEQMKNAEKSTVLLNNSKGVVPLLNLADNKIASVNMGYPYATEFDSVLNKYTDISRFSSLGYSSESPDLDRLSFDLKLFNTVIIQTPGAVLNDIKSRTFIRDLEKSKQVILVLFGNPTHLAVLDSIECPIIWSAQSSPVASSFTAQLIFGGTAASAKLAVDVSQKHKRGDGFSTVATRLKYSVPEDAGINSTALTRIDDVVKEAINKHATPGAVVTVVKDGKVIFDKAYGHHTYGGPFTTKLTDIFDLASVTKIAATTMAAMRLYEQQKLRLDTNIGAYIPLARGTNKNNLTVRELMLHEAGLVPYIPFHNSIKPDDFSRDSSALFPVKVADNYYIRKGFYEDIMLPRMLSTGLRQRGKYEYSDLSMYFMKEIVEGQTSEKLNEYVFQQFYKPLGMQTAGFNPRMRFDTSRIVPTENDTYFRKTLLQGYVHDQGAALAGGVAGHAGVFSSANDLAILFQMMLNGGTYGGQQYFQSSTISMFTSRQSNTSRRGLGFDRWDPDRTNRYPSELASPETYGHTGFTGTCVWVDPRYNLIYIFLSNRLNDQPANKLSSLRIRPRIQDIIYEAIQNTRVSSNR from the coding sequence ATGAAATTTAACAAAACTCATCTCTCCTCTGCTCTGCCTTTTTTTCTGATTATGCTTATGGCCCTTACCTCTTTTGGTTTTTCGTGCAGCCAGCCGGGCTACGAATGGCTGGAGCAAATGAAGAATGCAGAGAAATCTACTGTGCTGCTCAATAACAGTAAAGGGGTCGTCCCTCTTTTAAATTTAGCTGATAATAAGATTGCAAGCGTGAATATGGGGTATCCTTATGCCACCGAATTCGATAGCGTTCTGAATAAGTATACGGATATTTCACGTTTTTCATCGTTAGGATACTCGAGTGAATCGCCAGATCTTGATAGACTCAGTTTTGACCTTAAACTTTTTAATACAGTAATTATTCAGACTCCGGGCGCCGTACTGAACGATATCAAAAGCAGGACGTTTATAAGGGATCTGGAAAAGAGCAAACAGGTGATCCTGGTATTGTTTGGAAATCCAACGCACTTAGCTGTGCTTGATAGTATTGAGTGCCCTATTATCTGGTCGGCACAAAGTTCTCCCGTTGCTTCAAGTTTTACCGCTCAGCTTATTTTCGGCGGCACAGCTGCTTCAGCGAAGCTGGCGGTTGATGTTTCCCAAAAACATAAAAGGGGTGACGGTTTCAGCACCGTGGCTACGCGCCTTAAGTATTCGGTTCCTGAGGACGCTGGGATCAACAGTACGGCATTAACCCGCATTGATGATGTTGTAAAGGAAGCAATCAACAAACACGCGACTCCGGGCGCTGTAGTAACGGTGGTAAAGGATGGGAAAGTAATATTTGATAAAGCTTACGGACACCATACTTATGGAGGTCCCTTTACCACTAAGCTCACGGATATATTCGATTTGGCTTCTGTAACCAAAATTGCAGCAACGACCATGGCGGCTATGCGGTTGTATGAACAGCAGAAGCTGCGACTTGATACTAATATTGGGGCTTATATTCCCCTTGCAAGGGGTACTAATAAGAATAATCTTACTGTGCGTGAGCTCATGCTCCACGAAGCAGGTCTTGTTCCTTACATTCCTTTTCATAATAGTATTAAACCGGATGACTTTAGCAGGGATTCATCTGCGTTGTTTCCTGTTAAGGTAGCTGACAACTATTATATACGTAAGGGATTTTACGAAGACATTATGCTGCCGAGGATGCTCAGTACAGGCCTGCGGCAAAGGGGTAAGTATGAGTACAGCGACCTCAGTATGTACTTCATGAAGGAAATAGTGGAGGGGCAGACATCAGAAAAACTGAATGAATATGTGTTTCAGCAGTTTTATAAGCCTCTTGGAATGCAGACAGCGGGCTTTAACCCGAGGATGCGTTTTGATACAAGCCGCATAGTTCCCACCGAAAACGATACTTATTTCAGGAAAACGTTGTTGCAGGGTTATGTACATGATCAGGGGGCCGCTTTAGCGGGAGGGGTAGCAGGCCATGCCGGTGTTTTTTCCTCTGCTAACGACCTGGCTATCCTGTTTCAGATGATGCTTAATGGCGGTACCTATGGAGGACAGCAGTATTTTCAATCATCAACCATTAGTATGTTCACGTCCCGGCAATCCAATACAAGCAGAAGAGGGCTCGGTTTTGACCGATGGGATCCCGACCGTACCAACAGGTACCCCTCCGAGCTCGCATCACCTGAAACATATGGGCATACCGGTTTTACGGGGACGTGTGTGTGGGTAGATCCGAGATATAACCTGATATATATATTTCTGTCTAATCGTTTAAACGATCAGCCTGCAAACAAATTAAGCAGTCTGAGGATAAGGCCTCGAATTCAGGATATTATATATGAAGCCATTCAAAATACGCGTGTCAGCAGTAACAGATAG
- the mutL gene encoding DNA mismatch repair endonuclease MutL, whose amino-acid sequence MSDIIQLLPDSVANQIAAGEVVQRPASAVKELIENSVDAGAGKIQLIVKDAGKSLIQIIDDGCGMSVTDARMCFERHATSKIRKAEDLFAIRTMGFRGEAMASIAAIAQVELKSRRHEDELGTLICIEGSEVIKQEPVLCPAGTSISIKNLFYNTPARRNFLKANPVELRHMIDEFQRVALAHSDIHFTFHHEGNELFHLPKASLKQRIVHLLGSSYNQKLVPLEEDTSIIKLKGFIGKPEFARKTRGEQFFFVNNRFVKDPYLNHAVLTAYDELLPDDSYPLYVLFIDIDPSKIDINVHPTKTEIKYQDEKAIYAIIRSAVKRSLGQYNITPTLDFNQETGFSQMISHKAPEDIVPPQISFNPDFNPFQSERKSERSSSYASSFGESPRDVTKNWGSLYEIVDTVKHEQQKIDLGITPEEQEIINKSDRQFFQLHTRFIISPIKTGFMLIDQQAAHERILYERFLQQLETHQGASQQSLFPQTVNLNPVDFELVKELLPDIQALGFLVREFGKNTFVVEGIPADISSNVSEVEMLEHLIEGFKNNFTLLKLDKRDNLARTLARNAALKTGTRLSQEEMNNLIDQLFACETPNISLLGKPVIIKYSLEELIQKFEK is encoded by the coding sequence ATGTCTGATATTATACAGCTTTTACCTGATTCGGTTGCCAACCAGATAGCAGCTGGCGAAGTAGTCCAACGACCGGCATCGGCAGTGAAGGAACTTATAGAGAACTCGGTAGACGCCGGGGCAGGTAAAATACAACTGATCGTCAAAGACGCAGGAAAATCTCTTATTCAAATTATTGACGATGGCTGTGGCATGAGCGTTACGGATGCCCGCATGTGTTTTGAACGCCACGCTACATCCAAGATCCGTAAGGCCGAAGATCTGTTTGCTATCCGGACGATGGGATTCCGTGGTGAAGCTATGGCCTCTATCGCTGCCATTGCGCAGGTAGAGCTCAAAAGCCGTCGTCATGAGGATGAGCTTGGAACATTAATATGTATCGAAGGGTCTGAAGTTATTAAACAGGAACCTGTTTTATGTCCCGCAGGTACCAGTATCAGCATCAAAAACTTGTTTTACAATACGCCTGCCCGACGAAACTTCCTGAAAGCAAATCCGGTCGAGCTTCGGCATATGATCGATGAATTTCAGCGGGTAGCATTGGCACATTCTGATATTCATTTCACATTTCATCACGAGGGTAACGAGCTTTTCCACCTGCCAAAAGCCAGTTTAAAGCAGAGGATCGTGCATCTCTTAGGCAGTTCCTACAATCAGAAGCTGGTGCCACTTGAGGAAGACACGAGCATCATCAAACTAAAAGGGTTTATAGGAAAACCCGAGTTTGCAAGGAAAACACGGGGTGAACAATTCTTTTTTGTTAACAACCGCTTCGTAAAAGACCCTTACCTCAACCATGCAGTATTAACAGCTTACGACGAATTGCTTCCCGACGACAGCTATCCATTGTATGTCCTTTTTATAGATATTGATCCTTCCAAAATCGACATCAATGTCCACCCGACTAAAACGGAGATTAAGTATCAGGATGAAAAGGCAATATATGCCATTATACGATCGGCTGTAAAACGCTCGCTCGGTCAGTACAACATCACCCCAACTCTCGACTTTAACCAGGAAACCGGCTTTAGTCAGATGATCTCCCATAAGGCGCCTGAGGATATTGTTCCACCTCAGATTAGTTTTAATCCCGACTTTAACCCTTTTCAGTCAGAACGAAAATCAGAGAGGTCGTCGTCGTATGCCAGCAGTTTCGGTGAAAGTCCCAGGGATGTGACTAAAAACTGGGGGTCTCTTTATGAAATCGTAGATACCGTAAAGCATGAACAACAAAAAATAGACCTTGGTATTACACCCGAAGAACAGGAAATAATTAATAAATCAGACCGGCAGTTTTTTCAGCTTCATACCCGGTTCATTATCTCGCCCATAAAAACCGGGTTCATGCTCATAGACCAGCAGGCAGCACATGAACGCATCCTTTACGAACGTTTCCTGCAGCAACTCGAAACACATCAGGGTGCAAGCCAGCAAAGTTTATTTCCTCAAACTGTTAATCTTAACCCGGTTGATTTCGAACTGGTCAAAGAACTTCTTCCGGATATTCAGGCTTTAGGGTTTCTGGTCAGAGAATTTGGGAAAAACACGTTCGTAGTAGAAGGCATCCCTGCAGATATCAGCTCGAACGTTAGCGAAGTAGAAATGCTCGAACATCTGATTGAAGGATTTAAAAACAACTTCACCCTTTTAAAATTAGATAAAAGGGATAATTTAGCACGCACTTTGGCCAGAAATGCTGCCTTGAAAACTGGAACACGTTTATCGCAGGAAGAAATGAACAACCTGATCGATCAGCTGTTTGCCTGTGAAACACCCAATATATCACTACTTGGAAAACCGGTGATCATTAAATACTCACTTGAGGAGCTAATACAAAAATTTGAAAAATAA
- a CDS encoding rhomboid family intramembrane serine protease — protein sequence MNNYRPSPFANISPVVKNLLIINGIFFLATMLFKSNPSIPIVQYLAVYYFDSPFFRVWQLVTYMFMHGGFAHIMFNMFALYSFGSVLEYMIGSKRFLNFYLITGLGALALQYFVQAIELYNITGSITSNGSFMIDTITGGFSYNTQLLTESQAATIANIYLTPMVGASGAIFGVLAAFGLLFPNAELMVFLIPVPVKAKYLIPVYIVIELFLGVAQFSGDSVAHFAHLGGALFGFILIKIWKIRRPGGFI from the coding sequence ATGAATAATTACAGACCCTCCCCTTTTGCCAATATATCACCTGTTGTAAAGAACCTGCTTATTATTAACGGGATCTTCTTTCTTGCGACAATGCTATTTAAAAGCAATCCATCGATTCCTATTGTTCAATATCTTGCAGTTTACTACTTCGACTCACCCTTCTTTAGGGTGTGGCAGCTGGTTACCTACATGTTTATGCATGGGGGCTTCGCCCATATTATGTTTAATATGTTTGCGTTATACAGCTTTGGGTCCGTCCTTGAATATATGATCGGCTCAAAACGATTTCTTAACTTTTACCTGATTACCGGATTGGGAGCACTGGCTTTACAGTATTTCGTTCAGGCAATTGAATTGTATAATATTACAGGAAGTATTACCAGCAATGGTAGTTTCATGATCGATACCATCACGGGAGGATTCTCTTACAACACACAGCTTCTCACAGAGAGTCAGGCTGCTACCATTGCAAACATCTATCTTACGCCAATGGTAGGTGCTTCAGGGGCGATCTTCGGTGTGCTTGCTGCTTTCGGACTGCTGTTCCCGAATGCTGAACTTATGGTATTTTTAATTCCTGTTCCTGTTAAAGCGAAATACTTAATTCCCGTTTATATCGTAATAGAATTATTCCTTGGTGTTGCTCAGTTCTCAGGCGACTCAGTTGCCCACTTTGCTCATCTCGGAGGCGCTTTGTTTGGTTTTATTTTAATCAAAATTTGGAAGATACGTCGCCCTGGAGGATTTATATGA
- a CDS encoding rhomboid family intramembrane serine protease has translation MKRSVSNELWYKMVQSGSKLNLFIGINAIVFVIIGLLTVVEFLFTRETPLANWITLYISVPPYLPALLYKFWTPFTYMFAHRELFHFFFNMLWLYWLGRIFEDFLNSRQFTFTYLAGGLSGAFLFILFYNIFPAFKDTLEFSPPLIGASASVMAIVVATATLLPDYALRLLFFGDVKLKYLAIVYVILDILGVAGMNAGGSIAHLGGALLGFVFIKQLQAGHDWSKIFLRKKRLKVIRNNKTPASTNAVPDQEVIDNILDKISKSGYESLTKKEKEQLFKASNKG, from the coding sequence ATGAAAAGATCAGTAAGCAACGAATTATGGTACAAGATGGTTCAATCAGGCAGCAAGCTGAACCTCTTCATCGGCATTAACGCTATCGTATTTGTAATAATCGGACTTCTTACAGTGGTGGAATTCCTTTTTACGCGGGAGACGCCATTAGCAAACTGGATAACCCTGTATATTTCAGTCCCCCCTTATCTCCCAGCACTCCTTTACAAGTTCTGGACGCCCTTTACGTACATGTTTGCGCACCGCGAATTATTCCACTTTTTCTTTAATATGCTGTGGCTGTACTGGCTTGGCCGCATCTTTGAAGATTTTCTGAACAGCAGGCAGTTTACTTTTACATATTTAGCAGGCGGCCTTTCAGGCGCTTTTTTGTTCATACTTTTCTATAATATTTTTCCGGCATTTAAAGACACGCTTGAGTTTTCTCCGCCACTCATAGGCGCATCTGCCAGCGTAATGGCTATTGTTGTGGCAACTGCGACTTTACTTCCTGATTATGCTCTTCGCCTGTTATTTTTCGGGGACGTCAAATTGAAATACCTCGCCATCGTTTATGTTATACTGGATATCCTCGGAGTAGCAGGAATGAACGCAGGTGGCAGTATCGCCCATCTTGGAGGAGCTCTGCTGGGCTTCGTGTTCATAAAACAACTTCAGGCAGGCCATGACTGGAGCAAGATCTTTTTACGCAAAAAAAGACTTAAGGTAATCAGAAATAATAAGACGCCAGCCAGCACTAATGCGGTGCCCGATCAGGAAGTAATAGACAACATCCTCGATAAAATTTCGAAATCGGGCTACGAAAGCCTTACAAAAAAGGAAAAAGAACAACTTTTTAAAGCCAGTAATAAAGGATGA